The genome window CTTTGTTGGCGAACTGGGCTGGGAGCTGCATCACCCGATCGAACAGCAGAACACCATCTATGATCTGCTGCTTGAGGTGGGTGCGGAATTCGGCATCAAACCATTCGGTATCCGGGCAATGACCGCGATGGCCGTGGAGAAATCCTATCGTCTGATCCCGCGCGAATTGTCGATCGAATACAACGCCTTCGAAAGCGGTCTTGATCGTTTCGTTCATCCGAACAAGGGCGAGTTCATCGGCCGGGATGCTGTGGTCAAGGCGCGTGAAGAAGGTTTGAAGTGGAACTTCGTGACGCTGGAAGTTCATGTTCCCGGGGTCTCCGATGTGGACGCGCGTGGCAGTGAGCCGATCTACTTCAAGGGCGAACTTGTTGGCCGTGCCACCCATGGCGGCTATGGCTGGCGTCTTGGCAAGAGCCTTGCCCTTGCAATGGTGAAGCCGGATTATTCCGCACTCGGCACCGAACTTGAGATCAAGATTCTCGGCAAGACACACAAGGCAACGGTTATCCCCGAGTCGCCGTTCGACACCGAAAACGAGCGCTTGAAGGCTTAACCCGCGGCGATTATTCAATCTTTTTAGCGATGGCGCTCCGACAGGGGGCGCCATTTTCTTTTATCGGATTTTCGTTCAACTGAATGTGAACGAGTTCGAAGTTGCTTTGCGTTTTGGCAATTTGAGTTAGACTTCGGTCTATGACATGGCGAAGGAAGGCTCTCAGCAGTTTTCTATCACTGGCGGCGCTATTGGCCAGTTTTTCGACGCATGCCCAATCAGCTGAAACCGAGGTTGACGTCGAGCTGGTACTTGCGGTCGATGCATCGCGGTCCATGGAACCGTTCGAACAGAAAATTCAGCGTGACGGGTATATTGCCGCCTTCCGTCGCAAGGAGGTAATTGATGCCATCCGCGATGGCGTCCATGGGCGTGTCGCAATCACCTATGTGGAGTGGGCCGGATCGACAGTGCAACGGACTATTGTTCCTTGGACGCTGATCGATGGCGCTGACGCGGCAGAAAGACTTGCGGACGCGCTTGATCAACCGATTCCATCGACACAGAGCCGGACTTCAATTTCCGGAGCTATCGATTTCAGTAGCGGGTTGTTCGACAATAACGGTTTCAAGGGAATGCGAAAAGTCATCGATATTTCCGGTGACGGCGCCAATAACAATGGCCGACCGGTTGCCGAGGCGCGCGATCAGGCGGTGGCGAAGGGAATTACGGTCAACGGCCTGCCATTGATGACCCGCGGAGATTTCTATTCTGACTGGGCGGTAAAGGACCTCGATATCTACTACAGCAGCTGTGTTATCGGCGGGCCGGGAGCGTTCATGATTCCGGTTAATTCCTGGGATCAGTTCCCAGAAGCGGTACGCCGAAAACTCGTCCTTGAACTTGCCGGCAATAGGCCCGTCATGCAAAGGGCCGATTGGATGCCGTCGGAAAGTCCACCGGTCATCCTCGTCCAGGACAAGCTGGTCTATGATTGCCTATCCGGCGAGCGCATCTGGCAGAGGCGCATGCAGGACTGGGAATCGCGCTAGATCAAGCTGCCATCAACTGCTTGCGGTCCGCGCGTTCCTGCTGAGGCGAACGGCCGTAGAGTTCGCGATAGCATTTGGAAAAATGCGATGCAGAGACGAACCCGCAAGCGACCGCCACTTCCACAATCGGCATGGAGGACTGGATCAGCAGGTGGCGCGCACGGTCAAGGCGTATTTCCAGATAGTAGCGGGCAGGGGACCTGCCCATTTCCTGGCGAAACAGCCGCTCGATCTGGCGACGCGACAATCCGACATGATCGGCAATTTCGATCAGCGACAGAGGTTCGGACAGCCGCGCTTCCATCAACTCGATGATCGTCAGGACCTTTGAATTCTGAACGCCAAGGCGCGCGCGCAGCGGCAGACGCTGGCGGTCGTGCGGGCTGCGCACCCGGTCAGTCAGTGCCTGCTCGCAGACCCGGTTGACGATGTTGTCGCCGAAATCATCGCCGATCAGCTTGAGCATCATATCCAGCGCAGCCGTACCGCCGGCGCAGGTATAGATATTGCCGTCTACTTCGAAGAGGTCGGCATAGACATCGGCCTTCGGAAATGCCTCTGCAAATCCTGGCAGATTTTCCCAGTGGATCGCACAACGCTTGCCTGAAAGCAGGCCCGCAGCTGCGAGAATATGCGCGCCCGTGCACAATCCACCGACGGCAACGCCGCGGTTGAATTCCTCCCGCAGCCAGGCAAAAACCGACTTGTTCTGGAATTTCTCCACGTGCACACCGGAACAAACGAAAACCATCGAAGGCCGTTCTTCGCCGGTAAGGTATCGCCGTTCATCTTCAAGCGACGAGGTGGTAGCGCATTCAACACCATTGGAGGCGGTGACAGGCTTTGCATCCACTGAAGCTAGACGCCACCGGTAAGCCTCGTAACCCAGCATACGATTGGCAATACGCAGCGGTTCAATGGCTGTCGCAAACGCGATCATTGAAAAATTCGGCACGAGGAAAAAAACGAAAGACCGCTTGTTGAGACCGACGTGATCCATGATGATTCTAAGTTCCCGTATCTGGCTTCAAGGCCATGTCGCAACTGAAGTAGCAGCTTCAAATCACGGGCGTGGTCTCTAGAGCTTTTTTTCAGATAGAACCATAGAATTATTCTAAATGGAAGGGATCGACCCTGTGTCGCAAAAGCGCAGGCATCACATATGATAAAGGGAGCAGACAGGCCGTTATCTGCTCCCTTGCGTTGCTTGTTTCATGGCTTAATGCCGGGACTTCAACTTGTTGTTTTCGCTGATCTGGCGCTCGTAGAGATCGGGCCAGCCAATGTCGCAACGGATATCGTCGGGCAATGCATCAAGCGCCGCTTCCGTTTCGCGCAGCATGCGCTGACGGAGGAAAACCTCGTGTGCCTTGCTGACGGCGCGGGCCAAGCGATTCGTCTGGTCCACGAAAACAGCTGCTACCCGTTCGGTAATGCTGCTGCTCGAATGTCTTTGATATAGTTCGTCACAAGTGCTCATTTTTCTTCTCCTTGGTAATACGGAGGCAAACTGAGTGGCTTCCGTTTGATGATCTTGACTATCGCCCCGATTTGATGTTCAATCAAACGAAATTACGGAACACTATGGTTCAGAAAAATTGATGAAGGAGACGGCGCTATGTCAGCACCCATGCATCATCCCATCCCGATCCTGGATCTCGATGTGTTGCGCACATTTGCAATGATCGCGGAGACGGGAAGTTTTTCGAGTGCTGCCAATGCAGTATTCCGCACGCCCTCCGCTGTTTCTATGCAGATCAAGAAACTGGAAGAGACATTGGGCCACGTGCTGCTCGAGCGCGATGCGCGGTCGGTAAAATTAACACCGAGCGGGGAAGTCCTTCTGGGTTACGCCAGGCGTATGCTGGCGCTCAATCGCGAGACGGTCGCCAAATTCATTGCGCCAACGGTTTCAGGTGTTGTGCGCCTTGGCGCGCCGGATGACATCGGCGAGCGCGTACTGCCCTTTGTTCTCAAGCGTTTTGCGGAATCACATCCGGACGTGACAGTTGATGTCGTCATCGACCAGAGCAATAGCCTGCGCAAACGCCTGGACGAGCAACGGCTTGATGTCACGCTGGTCAATGTGAACGAGACGCTGGCCAAGCTCGATGAAATCGAAATCCTGATGACAGAGGATATCATTTGGGCAGGTGCGAAATGCGGCACAGCCCATGAGCGCAACCCTCTACCACTTTCCATGTGGGAAGAAGGGTGTATCTGGCGCGCCAACGCCATCAGCGCGCTGGAAAGTGCCGGCAGGGATTATCGCGTTGCCTATATGAGCGCACATACCATGGGACAGCGCGCAGCGATTATCGCTGACCTTGCCGTTGCGCCATTCTCGAAGTTCCTTCTGGACGACAACATGGTTCAGCTCGGTGCAGATCACGGTCTGCCGCCACTCGGCGAATCCAAGCTTGGCATGCTCGTTGCCAAGAATGCAGGGGCCCATGTCAAAGCGGTCGCCCAGCATTTGCGGGTTTATTTCGAAGGCTATGAGCGGACGGGCAAACTTTAGACGAACGTCAGTGACCCTAGCGGCTCAGGCAGTAGTTCTTTAATACCCTGACGAGTTCAACGCTGGTCTGCTTCTGCGAGGCGGTTTCGAAACCGAGCCGCCTTGCCGCTTCGCTGACCGGGGGAATGATCACAGCGCACGACGAGTGTATTTCACTAAACGGAATACGGTCCAGCAAAGCGCCGGCGTTGCCAATGTTGACGCCTGAACCGGGCATAATCTTGATCCTGTCAGCGGCGAGCTCAAACGTCATTTCCAGATCGTCGATACCTTCAGGGACCGTGCGCGAGCGGCCCGATGTCAGGATACGTTCAAAACCAAGATCGACTGCCATATCGACCGCTTCGGCGAGATCGGGGACGAGATCGAAGGCGCGATGCAGTGTGACGCCAAGTCCGTGACACTGGCGCGTCAGGCGCTCCAATGTCGTGTAGTCGAGCTCACCATTGGCGAGATTCGCGCCAAAAACCACGCCAGCCAGTGCAGCAGCGCGAACGGCATCAATCTCGCGCAGCATTGCATCGATATCGGCCTCAGCGAAGACGAAATTGCCTGGTCTTGGCCGGATCATGGCGTAGATCGGGATTGGCGAAGTGGTTGACTGCCCGATCAAACCAGGGGTGGGTGTCAGCCCGCCCAATTCGAGCGCTGAACAAAGCTCAACGCGGTCCGCACCGCCATTGATGGCCGCCGCCAGCCCTTCGGAGCTGTCGACGCAGACTTCCAGCAAGACGCTCATTTCGTGACTTCCATCAATCCGAGGACGCCAGCGCCGATCAGGCCTGGTTCAATCTTGAGTTCAGCAGGGATGACCAACGGTTTGTCGGTCTTGCGCAAGATGCGCGCTCGAACCGCCTCGTCCAGCCGCTGGATGAGAGGCACGGAATTGGCAAGCCCGCCGCCAACAGGCACGATGGATGCGCCGACAACGTTGATTGTCATCGCCAAGGGGCCGCTGACAATGTCGATATAGCACTCGATTGTTCGCTCGGCCGCAGGATCGCCAGCATTCCATGCGGCGATGATCTCCGTGCTGGGCAAGTTTACGCCATGCAGGTGCGCGTGCAGCCTTTCCATACCGCGCGCGGCCCCAACAGCATCGACACAGCCTATCTGGCCGCAGCCGCATGCATAGCGCGGGATTGCGACGGGTGGATTTCCCGCGAGTGTCGCTGATACCGGCCCATGACCCCATTCACCGGCAAAACCGCCGGCGCCTTCATGAATCTTGCCATTGATAACAATACCGCCACCGACGCCGGTACCGAGAATGACCCCGAACACAATGCGATGGCCGCGACCAGCGCCGACAACTGCTTCGGAAAGTGCAAAGCAATCGGCATCATTGGCGACAAGAACGGGTCTTTGCAGTTTCGCGCTCAGATCAGCCACCAGCATGCGTCCGTGGATGCATGGAATATTGGCGCAGGTGATCTTGCCCGTATCGGAATCGACGACGCCGGCAATCGAGATGGAGATAAGGCTTGCCGGATCGACGCTGCCATCCGCAGCGATCTTTTCAATCGCCGCAGCAAATGCTTCGAAGTCATGCAGCGGTGTCGGGACCTTGGGCAGCGGTCGTATATCTTCGGGCGAATAGGCGATTGCGCCCTTGATGGCAGATCCGCCAATGTCGAAGCAGGCTATCATGGCAAGCTAATTCCGGAATCAAATGATCGTGGATGCTTGATAGCGGAAATTGACTGCTGGACAAAGCTATTCGCGGTTGCGCCGTGCTGCGCGGTCCTCTCGCGAGCGGCGTCTCGGTGTTGCATCACCGGCGACACCATCCTCGCTGACATTCTTGCGTGGGGGCAAAGTGACAGCCAGCGACAGTTTCGGGAATGGGTCGATCTTGTTCGGCATGGCCATGGCATAGACGAAATGTTCCTGGAATTTCGGTTCCAGCGCCGTCTCGATCTTCTCAATGCGGGTGACTGTGTCTTCAATCTCGCGGCGGTAATTGCGATTGAGCAGGGCCATACGCGCACCGGTACCAGCTGCGTTGCCCACGGCCTGGACTTTATCCAGATCACAATCCGGGATCAGACCCAGCACCATCGCGTATTTCGGGTCGATAAAGGAACCAAACGCGCCTGCAAACCGAATCTGGTCGACATGATCGATACCGAGCTTGTCCATCAACAGTTTGACACCGGCGTAGAGTGCGGCCTTGGCGAGCTGGATAGCGCGAACATCGTTCTGCGTGATGATGATTGTCGGCGAACCTTCATGCAGAAGGTAGGAAAAAGTCCGGCCGGTTGCCCTGACGCGCGGCGATTTCGCGGCAAGAGTACCATCGACGACGCCATCCTCCGAGATGATTCCGGACAGATACATTTCGGCAATGACCTCGATGATGGCCGATCCGCAGATGCCGGTAATGCCGCTCGCTTGCACCGCTTCGTCAAAGCCCGGCTCATCCGACCATTGTTCCGTGCCGATGACGCGGAAGCGCGGCTCCAGTGTGATGGGGTCGATGCGCACACGCTCGATTGCGCCAGGAGCAGCACGCTGTCCGCCGGAAATCTCCGCACCTTCGAAGGCAGGACCGGTAGGCGAGGAGGCCGCGACGGTGCGCTGCCTATTGCCCAAGACGATCTCCGCGTTGGTGCCGACATCGACAAGCAGCATCATCTCGTCCTGGTGGTGCGGGCCTTCAGCCAGCGTGGCCGCAGCAGCGTCTGCACCCACATGTCCGGCAATGCACGGCAGCATGTAGACCCGTGTTCCGGCGTTCATCGAGAGGCCGATATCCGACGCCTTCAAATGAACTGCGCCAGACACGGCCAAGGCAAAAGGCGCGCCGCCAAGTTCAGTCGGGTCGATGCCGAGGAACAGATGGTGCATGATCGGATTGCCGACGAAGACCGCATCAAGAATGTCCTCGCGAGCAACGCCGCCCTCGGTGCAAACCTTGTCGATCAGCCCATTGATGGCTTCGCGAACAGCCAGCGTCATGCCTTCCCGGCCATCCGGGTTCATCATGACATAGGAGACGCGGCTCATCAGATCTTCGCCGAAACGGATTTGCGGATTGGACGTGCCAGCGGAAGCGATAGTGCGAACCGAGAGCAGCGATGACAGATGCATGGCGATAGTGGTCGAGCCGATATCGCAGGCGATACCGTAAGCTTCATTCTTCAGGCCAGGCCATAGGCCGATCATGGTCGGCCGCGATGTCTCCTCGTCCTGGTAAATAGCGGCCGTAACGCCCCACTCACCCTTGCGCAGAATTTTCTGCACGTTGGGCAGGATATGCGCATCGACATCCAGATTGCGGACGCCCCATTCCTTTTCGAGAGCAGCTTTCAGTCGATCGAGATCACCGAGCGGCTTGTGCATGTCTGGCTCTTCCACCTCGACGTAGCACATATGAACCGCCGGGTTGCGCTCGATGATGCGCGTATCGGCATCCTTGCGTACAACCTGTGCGTTGACCTGCACATCATGAGGAACGTCAACGACCAGATCGCCGAGAATTGTCGCCGAACAGGACAGGCGTCGGCCTTCCTTCAGGTCGCGTTTTTCCGCGTAGCGCTGTTCCTTTGGACCAAATTCGGAAATGTGATCGTTGGACGAGGTGATGCCGTGCTTGGCAAAACGGCCTTCCTGCACCTCGACCTGGCAGCGTCCGCAAATGCCGCGGCCTCCGCACACGCTTTCGACATAGACGCCGAGCGTACGGGCTGCGTCCAGAATGGGCGTTCCGACAGCGAAACGACCGCGCTTACCCGACGGCATGAAGAGAACGAGCGCTTCCTTTGCCGATGCCTCTGGTGCTTTGACGGGTGCGTTCACGATCGATACTCCAAACTTTCAAGGCGAGGGGCAGTTTAGCTGCCCACCGCCTTTCTATGCTGTCCAGTTCGCGTAACGCAAACCGTCAGCCTGCGGCGCCGCGCCGCGCTTCGCGACCACCACGACGGCGACCGCCGCCAGCGGAATCGGCAGGGACGGATACAGCGGGTGCTGCTCCTGCTGCGGCCGGCTGGTGATCGCGATATTTCTTGATCCAGTAGGTGCAATTGGCGTCAGTGCCGTTCAGAACGTTGGCGGCATGAACTGCTTCCATTTCCTGGGGGCGGCAGGGGTTCATGATCGCCGACGTCATGCCAGCGCCAATCACCATTGGAATGAAGCCGGCATTGATACCGTGACGGTGCGGCAGGCCGAACGAAATATTCGACAGGCCGCAGGTGGTGTTGACTTTCAGCTCTTCGCGCAGGCGGCGCAGCAGCGCGAAAACCTGGCGTCCGGCGTCGCCAAGCGCGCCAATCGGCATAACCAGCGGATCGACGACGATGTCATGTGCTGGAATGCCGAAGTCAGCGGCACGCTGCACGATTTTCTTGGCAACGGCAAAACGCACGTCGGGGTCCATTGAAATGCCGGTCTCGTCGTTGGAGATCGCAACGACGGGCACATTGTACTTCTTGATCAGCGGAAGTATGGCTTCGAGCTTTTCCTCTTCGCCGGTCACGGAATTGACGAGGGGACGACCCTTGGCAACCTTCAGTGCAGCTTCGATTGCAGCGGTAACCGAACTGTCGATGGACAGTGGAACATCGACCAGGTTCTGGACGATTTCGAGTGTCTTGACCAGCAAGCCGGGCTCTGTCGCATTGGGATCGACCGCCGTAACGCCTGCATTAACGTCGAGCATCGTCGCGCCGGCAGCAACCTGCTCCAGCGCGTCCTTGATGACGGTGTCGAAATTGCCTGCGATCATCTCCGCGGCGAGCTTCTTGCGACCGGTCGGATTGATCCTTTCACCGATAACGCAAAATGGCTGATCAAATCCGATGATGATTTCTTTGGTCGCCGAGGCAACGATCGTGCGGGTCATTCATATACCTCAGCTGGCTGCTGCGTTTGCAGATGCGTGGGAAGCGTTGTGTACCGTCCAGGAGCCACGGTCGACAAGCCATTCAGACGACTTTTTCAAACCGCCAAACGGGAAGATGTGGATCTGTTTGATCGCGGAAGCGGGGTTGGCGATGGCATGCTGTTCGATTGGGCCAACAACACCTTCGGGCGAATGACTTGTGGCGAGTGCCGTCAGGGAGAGGGCATTCTTCTTCAGGAAGCTGATCGAATTGCCGACACCGCACATGGCGGCATACTTGATCAAAGTGGTGATCTTGGCAGGACCGGCAACGCCGAGATGCACCGGCAGATCGACACCATGTTCGCGCAACGATTCCGCATAGCGGATGAAGCGGTCGGCGTCGAAGCCGAACTGGGTGACAACGCGGAGCTTGGCGCCGGTGCGCTCGCCGAAGTTCTTCTTCAGACGCAATGCTTCGATTGCGACAGCCTCGGAGAACTCGGGGCTGCCTTCAGGGTGACCGGCAACGCCCATTTCGGTGATGCCGTATTTATCGAAGAAACTTGTCTCCAGCACTTCCATGGTCGAGGAGAACTCACCAGCCTGGCGCTCGAGACCGCCACCGATAATCAGAACGTCGGTGACGCCTGCTTCCTGAGCGGCGCGACGGATGCGGGTTTCGAGTGCCGCCTTGGTCGACAGGCGGCGCGAGGCGAAATGTGGTACCGGCTTGTAGCCAAGATCATGAACGCGCTTCGCCGCAGACGTCAGCGTATCCACGCTGTCGGTGCCCATGTCGGTAATATAGACGCGGGTACCAGCCGGAAACAGACCAGGCAAATCCTGCGATTCGATAGCCTGGCGTGCCGCCACTTCGATGGATGCTGCGATCTTTGTCATTGGCTTCGCTCTCAATTCATGAATTGTCATGTCCACCTGCCTTTACAAGCGCCACAAGGCGTTCCCGATCATATTCGTTGTCAATTCGCGCGAGGGCTGCATCAGCCTCGGTATCCAGATCGTCACTCACAGGCACCGGAGTGCCACGGCGCCATTCCGCCAGATAGGCATCGGAATCCTTGGCACCAATACGCATCGCACACATGTCGATGGCCTCGGTAAAACGGAGGGGAAGCTCACGCTTGGCTGCCTGGCGTCCCTTCTTGACGGTCACTTGAGCTGGAATGTCCCGCCAATAAACGACAATGAGATCAGCCATGCAATTCATCCTCCGATGAGGACCCTTTTGCCGGAATATCAGGGGTTAAGCTTGCTATCTCACGACGCGCGCGCACTCAAATGCGACGTGGGCCATTGGTGTTTTTGCGACAGGCGATTCAGAAGGGCCAGAAGCTCGCCGCATAGGTAACAGCGCTGGCGGCAATGAAGGCAAAGCCGAAGACAATGCTGATCGAGACGACGCCAAGGATCAGCCCCGCGAGCATCAGTCTGCCATCCCGCTCGCAAAGCGCAATGCCGATGATTGCGGTGGCCAAAGCGGGAAGCCAATTGGAAAGGGGCATGGGGAGCACGACGGATATGCCAAGGATAGTGGTGAATACACCCAACCAGCGATCGCCCTGCTTGCGTCCGAATGGCCAGTTGCGCGGCCGGATGAATCTCTCCAGCCATTGCAACCAGGGAACCACCTTGTCGGATACCTGACGGAAACGCTCCGGCGATATCGTCTTGTCGCGCATGAAGGCCGGCAGCCAGACAGACTCACGTCCCATCACCATCTGCACTGAAACGAGAACGAGAGGGATCCCGGTGATGACACCTGTACCTGGTGGTAACGGCAAGAGATTGAGAATGGCAAAAAATGTAAGAAGCGCTGCAAAACTGCGATCAGTAAAGGCGTCTTCGAGCTCGGTAAACGACACAGGTGCCGTTGCAGTTGCCGATAGATCCTCGAACACCTGCGAAAGCGAACGCGGGTCATTGTCCGCTGCCGCATGCACAACCAGCTCGTTCGGCTTCATTTCATTATCTGCGTCGATAGCGGCCATCGTCTCGTCTTGTTCGCATTTTGACGCATATGGAGCGGTAATAGTGACATTGCAATGACGAAAACGCCTCAGCGTTTCAATTCGAGGATGTCCAGAAGGGATTCGCGGGCGGGAGCAGGGAACTCGATTCGGAACTCGTTGCGTCCGGTACGATATGCATAACCCACCTGATCGTTGTCGGGTCCTGCGCTGTAGTTCATCGGCTTTTCGCCCGCAACATAGTCGACACCGAGATAGGTGAGGCGCTTGTCGCTGTCGGTGTAGAAACGTCCCTTGGTACGCTGCGACCCGCTTGTCTTTTCCAGCATCCAGCCCGATCCATCGTCGGAAACGCGGCACTTGAACCAGTCATAGACTGTCAGCGGCGGTTTCTTGCCAAGTTTGATCGTTCGGCACTGCCAGTTGCCGACCATATCGAAGTCCTCGCTGAAGGCGAGGCTGGGTTTGGCGAGGATCGCGTCGAGCTGCTCCACATCGGACACTGTACCGCCTTTTCGCGCCTCATCGACGGCCTGCCTCTTGGTTTCTTCATACTTGTCGAGCCGGATCTGATCAGACTTCGTAATCAGCCGTGCAATTGCCCCATCCGCATGGGCGTGGCTTGCACAAAAAAGGCACAGAATCGTTGCTATTGCGGCGCGAAACATCGTGAAACAGCTCCTCTTTGTTGCGTTCGGACGGGAACAGAAAGAAACCGCCGATTGATGGCGGCGATATGAATTAGTGTGCAGCAGCAGACGTCAAGGCCGGGATGAGATCGCCATAACCCGTAAGGCGCCGCTCATAGGCGAGACCGAGGAAAGCGGCCGCCTGTTCGGCTTTGGCGGTCAGTTCAGGATCATCGGTTTGCGCCATATAGATCATCTTGGTGTAATTGCTGAAATACATATCGCGCAGTTCCGGATGGCGATCCAGGCCGAGAGGCTTGACCATGAATGCTTCGAAATGGCGGGCGAGAAAGTCCGTCATGAAGAACGAAGTCATATCATCGTCCCACTGCGACGCGAATGTTTCATTTCCAATGTAAAAGGAGAAGCAATGCGGGCCAGAGATTCGTTCGACACCGTGCTTTTCACAGACGCGATCAAGCATTCCACCCGTGCCGCAATCAGCATAACCGACGAATATCCTGGTGATGCCTTGGGCTTTTGCTTTGACAATTGCACGGTCGACCGAAGGTGCAATCCTGTCGGGATAATGATGATAGATTGCTGGCAGGCACTTTAGCTCTATGTGATCAAGGCCAAACTGTTCGCGTATCGCCAGGATTTCGCGCGCAATCATACCGCACGCAATCACCCGCACGGTCTCTCTTGATTTCATTGACTTTTGGCTAACATTCATGGAACTGATTTTGCTCCATCGCGTTATGCGAGTGTTGGATTTAATTTTAGCAGAACGGGAGAAACAGTCCATGAAACTATCACATATCGTTCCAATTGCTGCTGTACTTGCGGTTGTGGCTCTCGCTGGCTGCGCGAATACCATCCGCGGCATGGGAGCCGATACAGCGAATACGGTCAATGCGACTCAGAGTGCTGGCCAACGAGTGGCAAGGTCTGCCAACTAATTCTTTCTCGATCTGATTCATCAGATCAACGTCTATCCCAGATGACGGCCGCATCTTGATGCGGCCGTTTGCATTCATCAAGCTCCCGAGAGCTGATTATGCTTGCGTTTCATGAAAGCCTTGGCGGTCTCCACGGCTACCGCTGCGTCACGGCAGTAAGCGTCAGCACCCACGGCCTTGCCGAACTCTTCATTCAGCGGCGCGCCGCCAACGAGAACGACGTAGTCGTCGCGAATGCCCTTTTCCTTCATCGTATCGATGACGACCTTCATATAGGGCATTGTTGTGGTGAGCAGCGCTGACATGCCGAGGATATCAGGCTGATGTTCTTCGATGGCCGCGAGATAGTTTTCGACCGGATTATTGATGCCAAGATCGATCACGTCGAAGCCGGCACCTTCCATCATCATGCCAACGAGATTCTTGCCGATATCGTGAATGTCGCCCTTGACCGTTCCAATGACGAGCTTGCCTTGTTTGGGCGCGCCGGTTGCTGCCAGGAGAGGGCGCAGAATGAACATGCCTGCCTTCATGGCATTGGCCGAAAGCAGCACTTCAGGCACAAAAAGGATGC of Phyllobacterium zundukense contains these proteins:
- a CDS encoding methylenetetrahydrofolate reductase; this translates as MTKIAASIEVAARQAIESQDLPGLFPAGTRVYITDMGTDSVDTLTSAAKRVHDLGYKPVPHFASRRLSTKAALETRIRRAAQEAGVTDVLIIGGGLERQAGEFSSTMEVLETSFFDKYGITEMGVAGHPEGSPEFSEAVAIEALRLKKNFGERTGAKLRVVTQFGFDADRFIRYAESLREHGVDLPVHLGVAGPAKITTLIKYAAMCGVGNSISFLKKNALSLTALATSHSPEGVVGPIEQHAIANPASAIKQIHIFPFGGLKKSSEWLVDRGSWTVHNASHASANAAAS
- a CDS encoding virulence factor codes for the protein MADLIVVYWRDIPAQVTVKKGRQAAKRELPLRFTEAIDMCAMRIGAKDSDAYLAEWRRGTPVPVSDDLDTEADAALARIDNEYDRERLVALVKAGGHDNS
- a CDS encoding exopolysaccharide biosynthesis protein, coding for MAAIDADNEMKPNELVVHAAADNDPRSLSQVFEDLSATATAPVSFTELEDAFTDRSFAALLTFFAILNLLPLPPGTGVITGIPLVLVSVQMVMGRESVWLPAFMRDKTISPERFRQVSDKVVPWLQWLERFIRPRNWPFGRKQGDRWLGVFTTILGISVVLPMPLSNWLPALATAIIGIALCERDGRLMLAGLILGVVSISIVFGFAFIAASAVTYAASFWPF
- a CDS encoding DUF4893 domain-containing protein — protein: MFRAAIATILCLFCASHAHADGAIARLITKSDQIRLDKYEETKRQAVDEARKGGTVSDVEQLDAILAKPSLAFSEDFDMVGNWQCRTIKLGKKPPLTVYDWFKCRVSDDGSGWMLEKTSGSQRTKGRFYTDSDKRLTYLGVDYVAGEKPMNYSAGPDNDQVGYAYRTGRNEFRIEFPAPARESLLDILELKR
- a CDS encoding DUF1638 domain-containing protein, yielding MNVSQKSMKSRETVRVIACGMIAREILAIREQFGLDHIELKCLPAIYHHYPDRIAPSVDRAIVKAKAQGITRIFVGYADCGTGGMLDRVCEKHGVERISGPHCFSFYIGNETFASQWDDDMTSFFMTDFLARHFEAFMVKPLGLDRHPELRDMYFSNYTKMIYMAQTDDPELTAKAEQAAAFLGLAYERRLTGYGDLIPALTSAAAH
- a CDS encoding entericidin, with protein sequence MKLSHIVPIAAVLAVVALAGCANTIRGMGADTANTVNATQSAGQRVARSAN
- a CDS encoding corrinoid protein gives rise to the protein MADDEIILSELSDDELVEQMHDDLYDGLKEEIEEGTNILLERGWVPYRVLTEALVEGMRIVGEDFRDGILFVPEVLLSANAMKAGMFILRPLLAATGAPKQGKLVIGTVKGDIHDIGKNLVGMMMEGAGFDVIDLGINNPVENYLAAIEEHQPDILGMSALLTTTMPYMKVVIDTMKEKGIRDDYVVLVGGAPLNEEFGKAVGADAYCRDAAVAVETAKAFMKRKHNQLSGA